The genomic DNA GTATTAGCAGGCATGACTAACAAGTTTTATCCATGGATCTGCAAAAGAAGAAGAGATTCGGAATGAGATCACAGTTCACAATAATGGTTTCTTCTAGTCAATCATCTCACAAGGAATACCTCTGTATTCCTGTAGAATCTGTATATGTCATCTACGTAATCAACGACTGCTAGTGGATCATCCCGATCACAGCTATCGATATCAGGCATCAAATTCACGATGATGTCTTCCATTTCAATCTCTTTGTGATCAGACCTATCCTGCAATGTGCCAAAATGGCCCTCTGAGTAAGCTACCAATAACTTGTTCAAGACTAAGGGATGAGTTTGAGCAGACCATTTCCTCTGCCATAGGCAATGGCAAGCCAATGGCTGATTTCTGCAAATCGACATCTATAGCTGTACGAATATCTGCGGAACTCAAACTCACATCAGGCTGTACGTTTGGTGTATGTTTCCTATCATTCCCAATTTGCTGATAATTTTCCTTGGACTCCTGAAGACTAACTTATTAGTAATCATATATTAGGCAACAACGCTGTGATTTACCAAGTTTCATTCTTTGAAAAAGGATCACCTGCTTCTGAGCTTGCGATTTGTTTGCCAATGAGGCAGCAAATCTCCTAAAGAAACCCGATCCATAAATCAAAAAAAAACCAGGACCAAAAAAATACGAGAAATCTTTTGAAGAAAGGAGAGTAAAATAGAACTTTTTGCGGGTGCTAACCTTGTAATCGGTCGTCGGGCGACAAGTGCAGGATTTTTTCCATCTAAATTACTTTTGCTACAGAAGACAGACAGAACATTGGATCATGCTGAAAAATTTGCATCAAAAGGAATGGTTAAGCATGATGCAGTAACTCAGTCAAACACCTCTTTGTCACCGCAGAAGGGTCGCGCTGCGTCCCCAACAGGTTCTTTATGTCCCTCAATGCTCTTCGACTGCCCATTTCTGTAACAAAGAATAGAATTAAATTCTTGTTCCTCAGCTGCGAATTCAATATTCAAACACCAAATTCTTCAAATAGCTGATCCAAAGATTAAACAAGAACCTCGAGAAGTCTTAGGTTTGAGCATGCCTTGTTCAATATCGCCAGCTGCATCCATTGCCCCTCTGATGTGTATGGCTCACTCAGCATTCAAGTAAAACGCAAAGACAAGTACGACCAAAAGAGAGATCTTTAGCCTTAAAAAGGCGAAatagtataaaaaaaaaaaattaggaatcGATCCACAAATTTCCGCTTCTAAGGTTTCAATCGAAGGCAAGAACCGACGAAATTATCGCGAAAGACTCGATAAGACCTTTTTTGGAAACAGATTCTCTCTGCCACCTCCTCGCCGAAATCCCGGCCCCTGAGAAGCCGCCGGACTTCCGATCCGAAGGTGAGGAGAGGAATCAATCGGAGCCCAAAAACCCTGATCAAATTATGCGCCTGGAGGGGGGGAATTTAACGCCCTCTTCTCCGCTAACTCTCTCTCCTCTTCGGGATTtgcgagagaaagagagagagagcggatggaaaggaagaaaaacaagaaaGGATTCAAAACGATCGAGAACAAAAATAAGAAGGGACGCGCCCGTCCTCACATGCTTTCCTATCGGAGCTAACGGCTAGCCTGCCATGGCCGTATGATCGGTTCTGGACGGCTGGTGCGTCCCAACGGTCATGTCGGTTTCAAAATCTGTCGTTTCGGAGGGCGATACGCGACGGTCCAATTGGGCCGGTAATCTTGATCGGCTCCTAACGTAGCCGTTGCACCATAAAGACAACTTGCCTTTTCTCAAGAAATTTACATTTTGAATTCAACTCCAGATTAATGATTCTTAACTTTTGTTTTTACGCATTATTCTGAAAAGTATACGAAgctggaaaaaaaaaacacaaagtgGAGCAAGAGCCAAATGAAAGAGATTTCATTATCATGAAGGTCCATAAAGTGGTACATGGGCGGAGGATGTGCATCCAAAATCACAATCTCTTCTTCATGCTTTACCTGATCGCCAAACTCGTAATTTGCTGCGGCAATTACTGAAAGAATCAATGAATATCTGCAAGTCACGATGCTCACAGCCGCAAGAGCGCAAGAGTAGAAGCGAGCAGAAGCGACCCGAAATTCAAGAGGTCAGCTCCAGTTCTCCTCGATGCCCAGCTTGCAGGAATCAGCTGCGGGATCGAGCACTCGTCCCCGTTGAAGTAGACCTTGGAAGGGAATCCATCGCCGGCGATGATGTCAATACCGGGCGTCGGCTTCTTCGTGAACGAGATGACTGACTGCTGCTTACCCGGCACTCTGGGGTCGCTCTCCGTTGTGCCATTCGCCTCCCCGTTCAAGTAGTCAAGTCCGGGCAGGCCCTGCATGAAGATGGTGTTGTTCCCTGATGTCGTCCCGTTGAAGGAGTACATCTGCTCGTAGCCCGGGGTGGCCTTGTCCATTTGGACGGCCACGAACCAGTTCGCGAATTGGTCTTCGCGCCAGTTGAACAGAGTCACTCTCGCCGACCACCCCTTGCCGTAGTTGGTGAGGATGTGCCAGTTGATACTGATGCCACAGTAGTCGGCGCAGGGCAGGGGGGAGGGCACGTTGTAGTGCTTGATCTGGGCCCAGGCGAGGGCTTTGGCGGTCCGATTTTCGAACGGCATGAGGAGGGCCTCCGGCGGGAGGAGCATCGCCGGCGCGGTGGTGTCGCAGGTTTGCCCACGGTTTCTAGCGGAGCAGCCGCAGGCGCAGGTGTTGCAGGGGACGACGGAGTCATTGTAGAAGGCGGAGAAGGAGACGCAGCATTTGGGGCTTGCGCCCTTGGGCAGAGTGATGTTGCAGACCACTTGCCAGCTCGCGAGCGCGAGGCTCACCGAGTCGAGGCCGCTCGGGTCCGGGAACACCGTGGGGCTGACCCTGATCGGCTGACCGCATTGGTAGTCCGGGTTGAGGGTGCCGGAGATGTTCCAGTTGATCGGTGGGTATATGACGGAGCGGTTGACGTCCGGCGGCGTCTTGTACACCTGCATCTGAAAGGCCGACAAGGACTGCTCTGGATCCATCTCCGGCGGGAGGAGGGTGCCGTTGCGGCAGCAGTGGGGGATGCGGCCGAGATTGGTGTCGTTGTACTGCCACGGGGTCAGATCGACGATGGTGGGTTTGGTCTTGCAGCTAAGCACTTGGGAGAAGTCCAGGTTCTGGTAGTACTGCGATTGCTTGCCGAAGATGCAGTCGGAGGTGTCGACGACGGTCGGATAGGCGCCTTTCATTGAGTAGATAAACTCGCTGCGTGCCCACTCCCAGGTGAGCTCCCAGTGGTCGAGACGACCGAGAGGGTTATGGTTCTCGATGGTGACGAGGGCAAGATAGCTGTTGCTATAGGATTGGAGGACGTCGTAGGCGATGGTAAGGTCGCCAGGTCGGCGCTCGAGGTAGCCGGTCGAGTTGATCGGCTGAGGGACGTAATTAGGGTTAGGGAGGCAGCATCTATCCACCGAGGTGGTGTCGTTGACGCCGGGGATCGGATCGCAGTTGTAGGACGGATCGTCGAGCGCGAGGAATTCGGGAAGAGGCAGCGCCGGGGGCGGCGAGCCGAAGAAAGTCCCGACGATGGTGATCTTCGCTTCGATCTGCGTCAGGTCGTTGGCCGTCTCGATGGGCGTCTTCAAATCAGTGTTGGGGTAGCCGGAGAAGGCGGTGACGTTGGCGTCGAGGGTGGTGTTGTAGGGGAGGGTGGAACCGTTTGTGAGAACGCCGCCGCCGACGGAGACGATGAGCTCTTGATGGCGGAAGGGGACCAGGAGCGTCCAGGAGAGGAGATCAGCGGTGCCTTGGTTGAGGACGGTGGCGACGGCAGTGAAGGCGTAGGGCTGGTCCGCCGGGTCGGAGGTGATGGGGTGTATCTTCTGCCGTTTCTGGATGAAGTAAGAAAGGAGAATACCGTTGCATAACGACTCCGGCGATGGCGCGGGAGCGGGAGAGGGGGCCGGGGTAGTCGCCGGAACCACCGCGACTGCCGGAGGCGCAGCTCCTTGCGACACCGACGTCGTCGGGGAGAGCAAGACgacgagaagaaggagaaaaaacgAAGATCCAGCGCACAAATCCTTCCCCATTTCCGCTCTCTCCTCTGCTGCGAGAACGAACgaagggaaaaaagaaaaaggaaataaaggagAAGACAGCTGTCACTGTGTGCGATAGTGGGAAGCTCGATCTATtttgtgatttttttaaaaaaaaaatagggagGGAAGAATTACATAAtacattttttattaaaaataataaaataatttgaattgatGAGCCCGGGGAGACGCatctcatttcaaattcaaactAGTAAAATCTTCATTTCATAAAATactataattaaattttgaatataaaaaataaaaatgatcacTTATATCAGGATTGTAATTTGCTATAGAACCTCTGATAATACTAAATTTTAGTTTCATTTTACTTGCTCATACTTGATATATGATAATATTATTGGCATTATGACATCTCGATTAAGTTTTATTCAAAAtaatggaaatttttaaaataaaaatttgtgTGTCCACATTTTCTAGCAAGGACTTCACTTGTCCCATCCGCATTATATTACCTATATCATGTTTTAGTTGCCAACCATGAAGAGGAGATGCCAATTGAATTACGCATAAGCATGTGGGCACGATAGAGTATTCTTAGGTATTATTAATCTTGAATGCATTAATTTATTGGAATTCATGTTAAGTTATTTGCTCTATGGGTTAGCATAGTTGATAGTgtttattctaataaattttaggATGTAAAATATCTTGAAATGAGTAATATTATATTTTGCTCTAAGAAACATTAGTTATTTAAAAAAGAATTCACCTGCATTGATGTTATCTGAAAACTAAGAAGATGATTAATTAGGCATGTGATTctataattgattggaaaaacATTCTATGTGGTTCTATAAAATCAAAAGCGTTAGTGCTAGGTTAAGGAAGGGATTtccgacgttggccctccgatgctcaagtcaattttCGATTCAGTAGAGAAGAATAGTAGAAATGAACAATAGTCAAGAGCACATAGaataatgaaatataacataCCTCCGTCTATGGATGGAAACCTcattttatagtgtcactgtagcatatctcggcaaagccgaggtaaatgcctcccttatgtgctagtcactattccaaaggctagtagccacccgtgatttacctcctccgtgttggccctgggacgggttgacgggggcgctgggacgagtgtattcgcctttttgccaccaACTATAGCATTTATGTGCATATCCCAAAGCATATGCACATTTTCCAAAGCAtcctaggaaaagacaagtcaaaaaatgTCCCTGACACCTTTCGACTTGATGCTATCTGAAAGCTAAGAAGACGATTAACTGGGCACGTGATTCTATAGTTGATTGAAAAAAAATCCATATAGTTTTGCAAAACCAAAAGCATGAGTGCtagaccagggaaggggtccccgacgttaaccctccgatgctcaagtcagtcctcGGTTCAGTAGAAATGAACAGTAGTCAAGACTCAAGAGCACGTAGAATAATGAAGCATAGCATACCTCCGTTTGTGGATggagacctccttttatagcaTCTATGCACACATTCCAAAGCATATACATATTTTCCAAAGCATCCTAAGAAAAGACAAGTCGAAGAGTGTCCCTGACACCTTTCCTTAAGCAAGAACATAAATCTCTAATGTAACTAgctagaagcttctaaagtactatTTGTTTACTATACATTCTCTGTTGTCGGCGACATAAACTTCTAAAAAAAATACGATAAGATCTGTATGTGGGTCCCGTTATAGGTCGACCGAGAGCAGCTCGACCTAAACGTCACCCGCTCGATCGTACTGAATGGAGCACTGTTCTTAACTCAGCCTTATTGTTGTTGGAGAGACACATAATGTCCGATCGGGCGTAATGTCCGATCGGGCGTAAAGTCCGATCGGCCAGGGTGGTGAGCCGGGTAACTTAGTATTTGGCTCTGGACCTCAACTGCAAGTGATGAGGATGACCGCTCGGGCGGTCCGCCCGACCGACTCTAGGGGCCCGCTTGGCCATCCACAGTCCATTGTTTCGTTGTCCACCCAATCCTATGACTTTGACCGTTGGACTTTGATTACCACGTCAGCCAGTTTTCACTGCTTTAATCCACTTTGGGGGGGCCATCTTCATCATTGTATCataagccttcccttcaagtctattCGAAGGAGACTGTAAGTCCGACTTTATTAGCTCCCTTCTTATCTCTTTCCCAAGTGATTACCCATACTTAGTgtcttttaattgttgttgatgtCATCCAGATTTCTCGAAAACCGCTCAAATCTCTTTCCATTAATGTAAAGCATGCTAAGCATGTTTTTTTAACCATACATCTGCCGATAATTTCCATTTCTCATTAATGCCACCTGTGATTAGATATCACGTGTCGCTTTTTCCTACCGTTGAATATATGATGTGATAGGCGACTGTTGGGATCTAATGTGGTAGCTGCCTTTTTAAATTCGATAACCCAGATTAAGCTTCACTTTTCTCAAGCCCTTGATCAGAAGGCTTTAGGCAATCATCAACAGGGTTTTTAAACCCTTTATTTCTTCCTTCGTCGTTATCGTATTTATCTTCATCGTTGTCTTTGTCTCCTTTTGCTTCTTGCTCTCTGTGTATCGCCAGCGACCTTCTCcaatgatacggtgcatgatagtaGGGTAAGATAGCTgacgtggtcagaagtcaagcccacgtggcggtcagaagtcaagcccatgtGACGGTCAGAAGTCAAACTCACGTGGCGGTCATAAGTCAAGCCTACGTGGGAGTCAAAAGTCCAGACTACGTGAGAGTCAAGAGTTTGGCTTACGTGGGGGTTCAAGGTCCAGGTTACAGGATGGTCCCGATCGAGCATAAGTGGCGTCCAAGGGTTAGGCCCACATGGCGAGTAGGAACGCGAAAGGTAAGACTTACAGGTCGGGATAGGCGAAttaaggcttacaggtcaggatttacaggaCGAGATTCGCAGAACAGGATACATGGACCAAAGACATACAGATTGGGATATGCAaactaaggcttacaggtcggAATTTACAGGACGAGATTCGCAGAACAGGATACGCGGACCAAAGACATACAGATTGGGATATgcggactaaggcttacaggtcaggatttacaggaTGAGATTTGCATAACATGATACGCGGACCAAAGGTGTACAGATGGGGATATGCGGACTAAGGTTTACAGGTTGAGATTTACAGAACGAGATTCGCAGAACAGGATACGCGGACCAAAGGCATACATATTGGGATATATagactaaggcttacaggtcgAGATAGGCGGATCAAGGCATACAGGTCAGGACAGGAGgaaggcgtacaggtcaggacaggaggactaaggcttacaggtcaggacAGGAAGACTAAGACTTACAGGTCAAGGCTTATGGGATACAGTTCCAGACTTACAGGATAAAATACAGAACAGGGTCGTGCGTACGGAACGAGACTTAAAGAACGATAAGTGAATGCCTCGACTGGTAGGGAGGCAAGCGCATGTCTGGATTTATCGGGATTTATCGAGTGGCAAATGGAGGGTTAAACGTACAGATCTGGACTTACAGGGTGACAAAACATGAGCCAGGGAATTCACCAGGAAACGCAGGTATGTGCACACAAGTCAAGATCTGCGGGTATAAGGATCCAGTCCAGGGTTAACAGATCGGGGCAAGCACACACTACACGACAATCGAGCTAAAGAATCGTAATAACTTGTTAGAGAATAATCAtcgcatgtcagggaatatgctaacggtctagggCGCATTGCACCTCGATCCCTCCTTAGGCCTATAAGAAGATGtcatgtgtcattcaccgccagacaaatcctgacacccAACATTCCTTGACACTCGCCAGACTCCAGAAGTACCCAttgccatataaaaagggaggctttgtctctacgcaggtacgctcattCGTCTTTTCACACTCCTCTTTTATTTTTTGTCCTTTCACTGTGcttttggggaaaaagtacctgacttaagcgtcggagggtctgacccagggactttttccctggttcttcatgttaggatcttagatggctagagggggggtgaatagcctcttaaaaattaaacacaaatttctacaaagaaacttgttagcacagcggaattaggaaactaaaataaagaggaaacaagcacactaacacacagatttatgaggttcggggataacttgcccctactcctcggcatgtccgtaaggtggacgacccctcgatcttcggtagatcgcaccccggataaattccggctaaagatcctccttttcggtggagtaacctctccacaaagtctcaagaaatatatatgttaaagcacaagacttacagagctcggtggcaaagaagaatgaactaatgcttacaaccacgcgagtatcagtggaaacagagaactcacagatcgcagtttctcacccgagagctcaagaacttagcacaccacaacgatcaacagaacgtatCCTTTTctcactttcttgctttcttgttgttctttcctctcgctttttactgcttcttaagcctctgttctctgctgtcacggatcgtggtcaatctgcacagaatcgtcgctccttacctggttctctgaactcacaccaatgaaatcacagccttcactggtgtcttctgagctcgaaccaatcaccaggagtcaagcagatcgcagccagatcacaccagtagccgttgatgcttcaaatgcaccatgcgccgtgaatcacagcagaaaggtcatttgtcgtattcctcttatgaacttaatttgaaattaggcttggaatgatacctgtgatcctgcaaactcaaaagctaacagcacagaggattatatcatatgaatcaggcagatcaaatgcagtggaagaatcgcagaaacagcgaacaaatctgttgtgtgtgtggatcggtcaccagaccgatccatggaccgatcaggacatatcctgatcggtccaaatcttgtctgatcggtcgtggagaccgatcaggctgcaggtggatcggtctccacgaccgatccctgccttcttctcttcgcaataccatctcctgatcggtccagagaccgatcagattgcactcagtgtgctactgagtgtttcctgatcggtctacagaccgatcagattacactcagtgtgctactgaatgttatccatggaaacttagtttcactggatcagtctgccgaccgatccactgtcttatgtattactggatcggtctgccgaccgatccaatgtaccatggaatgtccactaaggtccctttctgacctagtccggagaacgagctaccgagccctctccgacttcgtcagttccagagaacgagctaccgagtcctctctgacctagtccggagaacgagctaccgagccctctccgacttcgtcaggtccagagaacgagctaccgagccctctctgacctagtccggagaacgagctaccgagccctctccgacttcgtcaggtccagagaacgagctaccgagccctctctgacctagtccggagaacgagctctcgagccctctccgacttcgtcaggtccagagaacgagctaccgagccctctctgacctagtccggagaacgagctaccgagccctctccgacttcatcaggtccagagaacgagctaccgagccctctctgacctagtccggagaacgagctctctccgagccctctctgacttcgcgtgccaagtttccaacttggacttttcccttccacttgatcaaccatgatcattaatcaaaccgagtttaattaacatctgatacaaacttaaatctgtggcaacatcaaaacaacagccaggtcagactgtatcaacaatctccccctttttgttgtttgacaacacgatttaagtttagatcagaaatgttcttattttcataattttaggggaatcaagatcctccccctaagatggatacaccactaagtcaataacgggaatcaagatccttcccgttatcttctcccctaaaatcaagccttcatacatctctaaacttaggtatcctctccccttttgtcaaacaccgaaaaaggtgcaaatgaggtgacaaaactcaaaaggctcccccttaacctatactatctttttcttaatgcacctaaagttccctctaagtgtattatat from Zingiber officinale cultivar Zhangliang chromosome 4A, Zo_v1.1, whole genome shotgun sequence includes the following:
- the LOC121971238 gene encoding COBRA-like protein 7, whose amino-acid sequence is MGKDLCAGSSFFLLLLVVLLSPTTSVSQGAAPPAVAVVPATTPAPSPAPAPSPESLCNGILLSYFIQKRQKIHPITSDPADQPYAFTAVATVLNQGTADLLSWTLLVPFRHQELIVSVGGGVLTNGSTLPYNTTLDANVTAFSGYPNTDLKTPIETANDLTQIEAKITIVGTFFGSPPPALPLPEFLALDDPSYNCDPIPGVNDTTSVDRCCLPNPNYVPQPINSTGYLERRPGDLTIAYDVLQSYSNSYLALVTIENHNPLGRLDHWELTWEWARSEFIYSMKGAYPTVVDTSDCIFGKQSQYYQNLDFSQVLSCKTKPTIVDLTPWQYNDTNLGRIPHCCRNGTLLPPEMDPEQSLSAFQMQVYKTPPDVNRSVIYPPINWNISGTLNPDYQCGQPIRVSPTVFPDPSGLDSVSLALASWQVVCNITLPKGASPKCCVSFSAFYNDSVVPCNTCACGCSARNRGQTCDTTAPAMLLPPEALLMPFENRTAKALAWAQIKHYNVPSPLPCADYCGISINWHILTNYGKGWSARVTLFNWREDQFANWFVAVQMDKATPGYEQMYSFNGTTSGNNTIFMQGLPGLDYLNGEANGTTESDPRVPGKQQSVISFTKKPTPGIDIIAGDGFPSKVYFNGDECSIPQLIPASWASRRTGADLLNFGSLLLASTLALLRL